A region of Lycium barbarum isolate Lr01 chromosome 1, ASM1917538v2, whole genome shotgun sequence DNA encodes the following proteins:
- the LOC132631655 gene encoding equilibrative nucleotide transporter 3-like isoform X1: MTIADSSSIPSPTRLEGKYSGMMVCWILGLGSLVSWNSMLTIGDYYYELFPKYHPSRVLTLVYQPFALVTMAILAYNEARINTRKRNLTGFTLFFLSTFALLVLDLATSGTGGLGNYIGICAIVAIFGVADAFVEGGIVGDLSFMCPEFIQNFQSYFAGLAASGVLTSALRLVTKAAFERASNGLRKGVMLFLAISTFIEFLCILLYGFIFSKLPIVKYYRTKAAAEGSKTVAADLAAAGIKSEATERADNNNTKQLERLSNKQLFFQNVDYLLDLYLIYVLSLSIFPGFLYENTGSHKLGSWYPLVLIAVYNMFDLIARYIPLIEKIKLKSRKGLMIATLSRFLFIPCFYFTAKYGDQGWMIMLVSFLGLTNGYLTVCVLTVAPQGYKGPEQNALGNLLVLCLLAGLFSGVALDWLWIIGNGKF, from the exons ATGACTATTGCTGATTCAAGCAGTATTCCAAGTCCAACTAGGCTAGAG GGAAAATATAGTGGAATGATGGTATGTTGGATTCTTGGACTTGGGTCACTTGTTTCTTGGAATAGTATGCTCACTATTGGAGATTACTATTATGAGCTATTTCCG AAATACCATCCTTCACGGGTGCTTACCCTCGTTTATCAACCATTTGCACTTGTGACAATGGCAATTCTTGCATATAATGAGGCAAGAATCAATACAAGAAAGCGCAACCTAACTGGATTTACTCTTTTCTTCTTAAGCACATTCGCGCTCCTAGTG TTGGATTTGGCCACATCAGGAACCGGGGGTCTTGGAAATTACATCGGTATATGTGCTATAGTCGCTATTTTTGGAGTTGCAGATGCTTTTGTTGAAGGTGGGATTGTAGGAGATTTATCCTTCATGTGCCCTGAATTTATCCAA AATTTTCAGTCATATTTTGCTGGTCTGGCTGCCTCTGGGGTGCTCACCTCTGCTTTAAGGCTAGTGACTAAAGCAGCTTTTGAAAGGGCTAGTAACGGTCTTCGCAAAGGAGTTA TGTTATTCCTGGCTATCTCCACGTTCATTGAATTTCTATGTATTCTTCTATATGGGTTCATCTTTTCTAAGCTACCAATCGTTAAGTACTACCGCACAAAGGCAGCAGCAGAGGGATCAAAAACTGTTGCAGCAGACCTAGCCGCAGCAGGCATCAAGTCTGAAGCAACCGAAAGA GCTGATAATAATAACACTAAACAATTGGAGCGCCTGAGCAACAAACAACTGTTCTTTCAGAACGTCGATTACTTATTGGATTTGTACTTGATTTATGTCCTGAGTTTGTCAATTTTCCCTGGATTCTTGTATGAGAATACTGGTTCCCACAAATTAGGCTCATG GTACCCTTTAGTCCTGATAGCAGTCTACAATATGTTCGATCTGATAGCAAGGTACATTCCACTGATCGAAAAAATCAAGTTGAAATCACGAAAGGGCCTAATGATCGCAACACTGTCTCGTTTCTTGTTCATTCCTTGTTTTTATTTTACTGCAAAGTACGGTGATCAGGGCTGGATGATAATGCTCGTGTCCTTCCTAGGATTAACCAACGGTTATCTCACCGTTTGTGTCCTCACAGTTGCTCCTCAGGGATACAAG GGACCTGAGCAAAATGCATTGGGTAATTTGCTAGTGTTATGCCTACTGGCTGGACTATTCTCTGGCGTTGCACTAGATTGGTTATGGATTATTGGTAATGGGAAGTTCTAA
- the LOC132631655 gene encoding equilibrative nucleotide transporter 3-like isoform X2, protein MTIADSSSIPSPTRLEGKYSGMMVCWILGLGSLVSWNSMLTIGDYYYELFPKYHPSRVLTLVYQPFALVTMAILAYNEARINTRKRNLTGFTLFFLSTFALLVLDLATSGTGGLGNYIGICAIVAIFGVADAFVEGGIVGDLSFMCPEFIQSYFAGLAASGVLTSALRLVTKAAFERASNGLRKGVMLFLAISTFIEFLCILLYGFIFSKLPIVKYYRTKAAAEGSKTVAADLAAAGIKSEATERADNNNTKQLERLSNKQLFFQNVDYLLDLYLIYVLSLSIFPGFLYENTGSHKLGSWYPLVLIAVYNMFDLIARYIPLIEKIKLKSRKGLMIATLSRFLFIPCFYFTAKYGDQGWMIMLVSFLGLTNGYLTVCVLTVAPQGYKGPEQNALGNLLVLCLLAGLFSGVALDWLWIIGNGKF, encoded by the exons ATGACTATTGCTGATTCAAGCAGTATTCCAAGTCCAACTAGGCTAGAG GGAAAATATAGTGGAATGATGGTATGTTGGATTCTTGGACTTGGGTCACTTGTTTCTTGGAATAGTATGCTCACTATTGGAGATTACTATTATGAGCTATTTCCG AAATACCATCCTTCACGGGTGCTTACCCTCGTTTATCAACCATTTGCACTTGTGACAATGGCAATTCTTGCATATAATGAGGCAAGAATCAATACAAGAAAGCGCAACCTAACTGGATTTACTCTTTTCTTCTTAAGCACATTCGCGCTCCTAGTG TTGGATTTGGCCACATCAGGAACCGGGGGTCTTGGAAATTACATCGGTATATGTGCTATAGTCGCTATTTTTGGAGTTGCAGATGCTTTTGTTGAAGGTGGGATTGTAGGAGATTTATCCTTCATGTGCCCTGAATTTATCCAA TCATATTTTGCTGGTCTGGCTGCCTCTGGGGTGCTCACCTCTGCTTTAAGGCTAGTGACTAAAGCAGCTTTTGAAAGGGCTAGTAACGGTCTTCGCAAAGGAGTTA TGTTATTCCTGGCTATCTCCACGTTCATTGAATTTCTATGTATTCTTCTATATGGGTTCATCTTTTCTAAGCTACCAATCGTTAAGTACTACCGCACAAAGGCAGCAGCAGAGGGATCAAAAACTGTTGCAGCAGACCTAGCCGCAGCAGGCATCAAGTCTGAAGCAACCGAAAGA GCTGATAATAATAACACTAAACAATTGGAGCGCCTGAGCAACAAACAACTGTTCTTTCAGAACGTCGATTACTTATTGGATTTGTACTTGATTTATGTCCTGAGTTTGTCAATTTTCCCTGGATTCTTGTATGAGAATACTGGTTCCCACAAATTAGGCTCATG GTACCCTTTAGTCCTGATAGCAGTCTACAATATGTTCGATCTGATAGCAAGGTACATTCCACTGATCGAAAAAATCAAGTTGAAATCACGAAAGGGCCTAATGATCGCAACACTGTCTCGTTTCTTGTTCATTCCTTGTTTTTATTTTACTGCAAAGTACGGTGATCAGGGCTGGATGATAATGCTCGTGTCCTTCCTAGGATTAACCAACGGTTATCTCACCGTTTGTGTCCTCACAGTTGCTCCTCAGGGATACAAG GGACCTGAGCAAAATGCATTGGGTAATTTGCTAGTGTTATGCCTACTGGCTGGACTATTCTCTGGCGTTGCACTAGATTGGTTATGGATTATTGGTAATGGGAAGTTCTAA